The Deltaproteobacteria bacterium genome includes a region encoding these proteins:
- a CDS encoding ABC transporter substrate-binding protein: MAEKLHLTLACGDYESIRALKEGVIQPDGIELTVLTDMDSSTRHWRIARFREFDVGEHSGSSYLLAKDRGEADDLTAIPVFLHRRFRHGFIFVNADKGIQSPKDLIGKTVGLKNWQATALLWIRGTLQDEYGVSFTDLEWRAEREEDVPFDPPEGLRMERLPKGKRVEDMLVEGELDAVIHPDILAPILEGDTRVKRLFDDPKQVEMDYFKRTGIFPIMHTTVIKREIVEKHPWVPMNLMVAFEKAKQWTYNRMDNPRIVPLAFFRDAWEEQLEQLGEDPWVYGLNDTNRNNFGTLARYSREQGMCRNEADVDELFHESVRGEEWKLARSRG, encoded by the coding sequence ATGGCCGAGAAACTTCATCTGACGCTGGCGTGCGGCGACTACGAGAGCATCCGCGCCCTCAAGGAAGGGGTGATCCAGCCCGACGGCATCGAGCTCACCGTGCTCACGGACATGGACTCGTCCACCCGGCACTGGCGCATCGCCCGGTTCCGGGAGTTCGACGTGGGCGAGCACTCGGGCTCGTCCTACCTGCTGGCCAAGGACCGCGGCGAGGCGGACGACCTGACCGCCATCCCGGTGTTCCTGCACCGCCGGTTTCGCCACGGCTTCATCTTCGTCAACGCGGACAAGGGCATCCAGTCGCCCAAGGACCTCATCGGCAAGACCGTGGGGCTCAAGAACTGGCAGGCCACCGCGCTCCTGTGGATCCGCGGCACCCTGCAGGACGAGTACGGCGTCTCGTTCACCGACCTGGAATGGCGCGCCGAGAGGGAGGAGGACGTGCCGTTCGATCCGCCGGAGGGACTCCGGATGGAGCGCCTGCCCAAGGGCAAACGGGTCGAGGACATGCTCGTCGAGGGCGAGCTGGACGCGGTCATCCACCCCGACATCCTCGCGCCCATCCTGGAAGGCGACACCCGTGTCAAGCGCCTCTTCGACGATCCCAAGCAGGTGGAGATGGACTACTTCAAGCGCACCGGGATCTTTCCCATCATGCACACGACCGTCATCAAGCGGGAGATCGTGGAGAAGCATCCCTGGGTGCCCATGAACCTGATGGTGGCGTTCGAGAAGGCCAAGCAGTGGACCTACAACCGCATGGACAACCCCCGGATCGTGCCGCTGGCGTTTTTCCGGGACGCCTGGGAGGAGCAGCTTGAGCAGTTGGGCGAGGACCCGTGGGTCTACGGGCTCAACGACACTAACCGCAACAACTTCGGCACGCTGGCGCGCTACTCCCGCGAGCAAGGCATGTGCAGGAACGAAGCCGACGTGGACGAGCTGTTCCACGAGTCCGTCCGCGGCGAGGAGTGGAAGCTGGCGCGCTCCCGCGGGTAA
- a CDS encoding class II aldolase/adducin family protein, translating to MDDLVALRDKVAISCNILAIEGHWDNILGHVSARVPGENAMLMKPHSYGFEEIRPYHIIKVDFDGTKIEGDYERHSEVFIHTEIYKARPDVNCVIHSHPPYATAFGSLRQPLRPVSHEGSIFHDGLPLFDYTTILIRTPELGVKLAEKLEGARAVLMKNHGTTVVAESVETATLYAIFLEKACRIQLLAAAAGDPTWSSDDEAREKYDQIYTPHRLGSMWDYFVRRAKRLAID from the coding sequence ATGGACGACTTGGTAGCGTTGCGGGACAAGGTGGCCATCTCGTGCAACATCCTGGCCATCGAGGGACACTGGGACAACATCCTGGGACACGTGTCGGCGCGGGTGCCGGGGGAGAACGCCATGCTGATGAAGCCCCACAGCTACGGCTTCGAGGAGATCCGCCCCTACCACATCATCAAGGTGGACTTCGACGGCACCAAGATCGAGGGCGACTATGAGCGCCACTCCGAGGTGTTCATCCACACCGAGATCTACAAGGCGCGGCCCGACGTGAACTGCGTCATCCACAGCCATCCGCCCTACGCCACGGCCTTCGGGTCGCTGAGGCAGCCGTTGCGCCCGGTGAGCCACGAGGGCTCCATCTTTCACGACGGGCTGCCGCTGTTCGACTACACCACGATCCTGATCCGCACGCCGGAGCTGGGCGTGAAGCTCGCCGAGAAGCTGGAGGGGGCCCGCGCCGTGCTGATGAAGAACCACGGCACCACCGTGGTGGCCGAATCGGTGGAGACCGCCACCCTCTACGCCATCTTCCTGGAAAAGGCGTGCCGCATCCAGCTCCTGGCCGCGGCCGCCGGCGACCCTACCTGGAGCAGCGACGACGAGGCGCGCGAGAAGTACGACCAGATCTACACGCCGCACCGCCTCGGCAGCATGTGGGACTATTTCGTGCGGCGGGCGAAACGGCTCGCCATCGACTGA
- a CDS encoding benzoate-CoA ligase family protein, giving the protein MTAPRLELPDPYNAATTFVDDNIAAGRGERTAILHEDERYTYRQVQEAVNRAGNAFRALGLDTEQRVLLVLPDSPQFAFAFFGAIKIGAVPIPVNPWMHAADYEYLLNDSRARIVVVHESALPEIEAIGARPRHLKHVVVVGTPRGEATGWDALMEGQPVELAAEPTGRDDVVMWNYTSGSTGNPKGAVHLQHDMITITDLFVKPVLGMTEDDVCFSASKLFFSYGLGNSLYFPFRFGAAGVLWPERPDPEKILQTIERYRPTFFFSVPTLYARMLRVEKEYDLGSLRICLSSGEPLPPALFHQWRDKVGVELLDVVGSTEATHDFLANRPGRAKAGSSGEVTPAFVAKVVDDEGREVPNGEVGNLYVAGDATAPYYWNKHEQTQRTMQGEWLRTGDTYYRDDDGYFWYCGRSDDMLKVGGLWVSPIEVENALMEHPSVLEAAVTGEADADGLIKPKAYVILQNGQDGTDALRQALQDFIKGSLEPYKYPRWVEFVDDLPKTVTGKIQRFRLREGNS; this is encoded by the coding sequence ATGACGGCCCCGCGACTCGAACTGCCGGATCCCTACAACGCCGCGACCACGTTCGTCGACGACAACATCGCCGCCGGCCGCGGCGAGCGCACTGCTATCCTGCACGAGGACGAGCGGTACACCTACCGGCAGGTCCAGGAGGCGGTGAACCGCGCCGGCAACGCATTCCGCGCCCTCGGCCTGGACACCGAGCAGCGCGTCCTGCTGGTGCTGCCCGACAGCCCGCAGTTCGCCTTCGCCTTCTTCGGCGCCATCAAGATCGGCGCCGTCCCCATACCCGTCAATCCCTGGATGCACGCGGCCGACTACGAGTACCTGCTCAACGACAGCCGCGCGCGCATCGTCGTGGTGCACGAGTCCGCGCTGCCGGAGATCGAGGCCATCGGCGCGCGGCCGCGCCACCTGAAGCACGTGGTGGTGGTGGGGACGCCGCGCGGCGAAGCCACCGGGTGGGACGCGCTCATGGAGGGGCAGCCGGTTGAGCTCGCGGCCGAACCCACCGGGCGCGACGACGTGGTCATGTGGAACTACACCTCGGGCAGCACGGGCAACCCCAAGGGCGCGGTCCACCTCCAGCACGACATGATCACCATCACGGACCTGTTCGTGAAGCCGGTGCTGGGCATGACCGAGGACGACGTCTGCTTTTCCGCGTCCAAGCTGTTCTTCTCCTACGGGCTGGGCAACTCCCTCTACTTCCCCTTCCGTTTCGGTGCCGCGGGCGTATTGTGGCCCGAGCGGCCCGATCCGGAGAAGATCCTGCAGACCATCGAGCGCTACCGTCCGACCTTCTTCTTCTCGGTGCCGACGCTGTACGCGCGCATGCTGCGGGTGGAGAAGGAGTATGATCTCGGCTCTCTCCGGATCTGCCTTTCGTCGGGCGAGCCGCTGCCCCCGGCGCTGTTCCACCAGTGGCGCGACAAGGTCGGCGTGGAGCTGCTGGACGTGGTGGGCTCCACCGAGGCCACCCACGACTTCCTCGCCAACCGGCCGGGCCGGGCCAAGGCCGGCAGCAGCGGCGAGGTGACGCCGGCGTTCGTTGCCAAGGTGGTGGACGACGAGGGGCGCGAGGTGCCCAACGGCGAGGTGGGGAACCTGTACGTGGCCGGCGACGCCACGGCGCCCTACTACTGGAACAAGCACGAGCAGACCCAGCGCACGATGCAGGGCGAGTGGCTCCGGACCGGCGACACCTACTACCGCGACGACGACGGCTATTTCTGGTACTGCGGCCGCTCCGACGACATGCTCAAGGTGGGCGGCCTGTGGGTCTCGCCCATCGAGGTGGAGAACGCGCTGATGGAGCATCCGTCGGTGCTGGAGGCCGCGGTGACCGGCGAGGCCGACGCCGACGGGCTCATCAAGCCCAAGGCCTACGTCATCCTCCAGAACGGGCAAGACGGCACCGACGCGCTGCGCCAGGCGCTGCAGGACTTCATCAAGGGCAGCCTCGAGCCGTACAAGTACCCGCGCTGGGTGGAGTTCGTGGACGATCTGCCCAAGACCGTCACGGGCAAGATACAGCGGTTCAGGCTCAGGGAAGGCAATTCGTGA
- a CDS encoding xanthine dehydrogenase family protein subunit M — protein sequence MIPPPFEYRAPDSLAEALALLREHGDEARLMAGGQSLLPMLKLRLVRPAVIVDIGGLRELTGVAEDADAVHIGALVTERILERTFRQSLPLIAEAAAGIGDIHIRNLGTLGGALSQADPSGDLAPAALALEANLTAQSTRGSRAIAARDFFTGPFETCLAEDEIVTSVDVPRPEGVYGHAYVKMARRAGDYAVVGAAALVSLAPDGTCQDARIALCAVGPTAFICENAGRSLQGTRLTDADLTEAAALAGKAADPVSDVHASAEYRKEMTPVVVARALTQGRERARVPHQRP from the coding sequence ATGATCCCTCCGCCCTTCGAGTACCGGGCGCCCGATTCACTTGCCGAAGCCCTCGCGCTGCTGCGCGAGCACGGCGACGAGGCGCGGCTCATGGCCGGGGGGCAGTCGCTCCTGCCGATGCTCAAGCTGCGGCTGGTGCGTCCGGCGGTCATCGTCGACATCGGCGGCCTCCGGGAATTGACCGGCGTGGCCGAAGACGCGGACGCCGTGCACATCGGCGCCCTGGTCACGGAGCGTATCCTCGAACGCACCTTCCGGCAGAGCCTGCCGCTCATTGCCGAGGCCGCCGCCGGCATCGGGGACATCCACATCCGCAACCTGGGCACCCTGGGCGGCGCCCTGAGCCAAGCCGACCCCTCGGGTGACCTGGCCCCGGCGGCGCTTGCGCTGGAGGCGAACCTCACGGCCCAATCGACCCGCGGAAGCCGCGCCATCGCCGCCCGCGATTTCTTCACCGGACCGTTCGAGACCTGTCTGGCCGAGGACGAGATCGTAACGTCCGTGGACGTGCCGCGGCCCGAGGGTGTCTACGGCCACGCCTATGTCAAGATGGCGCGCCGCGCCGGCGACTACGCGGTGGTGGGAGCGGCGGCGCTCGTGAGCCTGGCACCGGACGGTACATGCCAGGACGCCCGCATCGCCCTGTGCGCCGTCGGCCCCACGGCTTTCATCTGCGAGAATGCGGGAAGATCGCTGCAAGGCACGCGCCTCACCGACGCCGATCTCACGGAAGCCGCCGCACTAGCCGGCAAGGCCGCCGACCCGGTCAGCGACGTCCACGCATCCGCGGAGTACCGCAAGGAGATGACCCCGGTGGTCGTCGCCCGCGCCCTGACCCAAGGGCGGGAAAGAGCTCGGGTGCCGCACCAACGCCCCTAA